The DNA window GGGCAACGCGACCCTCTGGGACCGGGGCAACGCGACCCTCTGGGACCGGGGCAACGCGACCCTCTGGGGCCGGGGCAACGCGACCCTCTGGGGCCGGGGCAACGCGTCCACCTGGGACCGGGGCAACGCGTCCACCTGGGACCGGGGCAACGCGACCCTCTGGGACCGGGGCAACGCGACCCTCTGGGACCGGGGCAACGCGACCCTCTGGGACCGGGGCAACGCGACCCTCTGGGGCCGGGGCAACGCGTCCACCTGGGACCGGGGCAACGCGTCCACCTGGGACCGGGGCAACGCGACCCTCTGGGGCCGGGGCAACGCGTCCACCTGGGACCGGGGCAACGCGACCCTCTGGGGCCGGGGCAACGCGTCCACCTGGGACCGGGGCAATGCGACCCTGTGGGACCGGGGCAACGCGTCCACCTGGGACCGGGGCAACGTGACCCTCTGGGACCGGGGCAACGTGACCCTCTGGGACCGGGGCAACGCGACCCTCTGGGGCCGGGGCAACGCGACCCTGTGGGACCGGGGCAACGCGACCCTCTGGGGCCGGGGCAACGCGACCCTGTGGGACCGGGGCCACACGTCCACCTGGGACCGGGGCCACGCGTCCACCTGGGACCGGGGCAACGTGACCCTGTAGGACCGGGGCAACGCGACGCTGTGGGACCGGGGCAACGCGACCCTGTGGGACCGGGGCCAGGCGTCCACCTGGGACCAGGACCGGGGCCACGCATCCACCTGGGACCGGGACCGGGGCCACGCGACCCCCTTCAGCCCACGCCCCAGCACCGCCCCCTCCCCAGGACACACACCAGGGAAAGCCCGCAGCGACCGGGCCCAGGGCTGGTGCCAGTATTCTGAGCCTCAGCATCGCTTCTGCAGCCCCCTGAGTGACGTTCTCTGAGGGTCTGCACTGCAAACCCgccggggggcggtggtgggggagAGACGTGACAACGGGGAGCTCCCCTCACCACCCACCATCACCGcgccaccccccccgcccccgccaccaaCGTCCCGGCTTCACCCGGAAGAACTGACCTGTGTCTGGAGCaaactcactcattctctctctctctctctctccctccgtctctatcattctctgactctctctctctctctctctacctccgtCTCTGTcattctctgactctctctctctctccctccctccgtctctatcattctctgacactgtctctctctctctccctccgtctctatcattctctgactctctctcgctctctctctctccctccgtctctgtcattctctgactctctctctctctctctctccctccctctgtctctatcattctctgacactgtctctctctctctctctctctctccctccgtctctatcattctctgactctctctctctctctctccctccatctctgtcattctctgactctctctctctctccctccctccgtctctatcattctctgacactgtctcactctctctctctgtctccctcttccccctgtatctccctctgtctttctGACTCCTCACTgcgttcccccccccaccactccctctccGGCTCTATCTTACTCTATCTCtgtctcgctctatctctctctctctgcctctgcctgtctctctccatctctctttacCCCTCCCTGTGTCTTTCTTCTCCCctctatctttctcactctctctctgtctctcccctccccatctccctcttcGCCACCttaatctgtctctctctttctatcccttTCACCTGTCTCTCgatctctccccctctgtctctcgatctctccccctctgtctctcttgctctctctctgtctttctcactgtctctctctctctctctctgtctctctctctctctgcatcatcTAGGAAAGTTCTAGAACAGCGTGATGAAATCTATGAGAAAATTGCCCAGCACCTCCAACTCAAGAATGTTATCGAGCGACTACAGGTGGGTACTGTTTGATTGCTATCGGGCCGAAcggcctcctgtccctgtgtaacagcctcAGGAGGAGAGGGGCCGAACGACCTCCtacccctgtgtaacaggctcaggAGGAGAGGGGCCGAACGGCCTCCTGTCtctgtgtaacaggctcaggAGGAGTGGGGCTGATCGGCCTCCTGTCCATGTATAACAGGCTcaggaggagtggggctgaacGGCCTTCTGTCCATGTATAACAGGCTCAAAGaggagaggggctgaacagcctcctgtccctgtgtaacaggctcgacggggaggggaaggggctttaACTGTCCAactattgactgggaacactatagttcgagtactatagatgggtcagtttttgtccagagtgtgcaggagggcttcctgacacagtatgtagatcggccaacaagaggggaggccacattgtATTGGGtcctgggtaatgagcctggccaggtgttagatctggaagtaggtgagcactttggtgatagcgatcacaattctgttatgtttactttagtgatggaaagggagaggtgtataccactgggcaagagttatagctgggggaaaggcacttatgaggcaagatttagggagcatagaatggagaaggaaactgcaggggctgggcacagttgaaatgtggagcttgttcaaggaaaagCTACTGCGTGTCcctgataagtatgtacctgtgaggcggggaggaagtggtcgagggagggaaccgtggtttatcaaagaagttgaatctcttgtcaagaggaagatgaggcgtgaaggctcagttagggcgctttaGAGTTACacgttagccaggaaggacctgaaGAAAGAGctgagagccaggaggggacgtgacaagtctttggcaggtaggatcaaggaagaccctaaagctttctataggtatgtcaggaataaaagaacgacgagagtaagattagggcccgtcaaggacagtagtgggaagttgtgcttGGAGTCCGAAGAGgtagaggcgctaaatgaatatttttcgttagtattcacacaggaaaacgacaatgttgtcgaggagaatactgagatacaggctattaggctaggcgggattgaggttcataaggaggggCCGTTAGCAATTCTGTAAAGTGTGAAAacagataaatcccctgggccggatgggatttatcctcggatcctctgggaagccagggaggagattgccgagcctttggcattgatctttaactcgtcattgtctacaggaatagtgccagacgactggaggatagcaaatgtggttcccctgttcaagaaggggagtagagacaaccctggtattatagaccagtgagccttacctcagttgttggtaaagtgttggaaaaggttgtaagggataggatttataatcatctagaaaagaataaattgattagggatagtcagcacggttttgtgaagggaaggtcgtgcctcacaaaccttattgagttctttgagaaggtgaccaaacaggtagatgagagtaaactggttgatgtggtgtatatggatttcagcaaggcgttcgataaggttccccataacagactattgtacaaaatgcggaggaatggaattgtggaagatatagcagtttggatcggaaattggcttgctgaaagaagacagagggtggtagttgatgggaaatgttcatcctggagaccagttactggtggtgtaccgcaagggtcggtgttgggtccactgctgtttgtcatttttataaatgacctggatgagggcgtagaaggatgggttagtaaatttgcagacgacaccaaggtcggtggagttgtggatagtgatgaaggatgctgtaggttgcagggagacatagataagctgcagagctgggctgagaggtggcaaatggagtttaatgcagacaagtgtgaggtgatgcactttggtaggagtcaccggaaggcaaagtacagggctaatggtaagattcttggtcgtgtagatgagcagagagatctcggtgtccatgtacacagatccttgaaagttgccacccaggtgctcattggataaacatatggaggagaatggaatagtgtaggttagatgggcttcaggttggtttcacaggtcggcaacatcgagggccgaagggcctgtactgtgctgtaatgttctatgttcctgtccctgtgtaacaggcaggaggaggagggaggggctgaacagcctcctgttcctgtgtgacaggctcgggaaggaggggaggggccgaatggcctcctgttcctgtgtaacaggttcgatggggaggggaggggaggggctgaatggacacTTCTGGCCGACCCCACTGTCAGAGAGGCTGGTGTTTGGAATGAGTGAGGGTTTGTCTGCTGCCTTGGGAGGGGCAGGTTGCactggggtgggggatgttgtaaaagatcccacagccaCGGGGGAGCAGAGGGGTTGTTCACGATTATTTGTGACAGAACCAGTGGTGGATGTGAGGGAGTGCGAtattgctctgtgtgtgtgtgtgtgtgtgtgtgcgtgtgcgtgagcaTCTGTGTGTGCAAGCGGGTGTGTGCGTCAGCAagtctgtatgtgtttgtgagcgTGAGCGCGCGCGCATGTATTTCTCTGTGAACGAgcgagtatgtttgtgtgtgtgtgagcgagcgcatgtgtgtgtgtgaacaagcgCGTTGGTGTgcgagagcgtgtttgtgtgtgtgtgtgtgagcgagcgcatgtgtgtgtgtgaacaagcgCGTTGGTGTgcgagagcgtgtttgtgtgtgtgtgtgtgagcgagcgcatgtgtgtgtgtgaacaagcgCGTTGGTGTgcgagagcgtgtttgtgtgtgtgtgagcgagtgtgtgagctACCTGTACGTAAATAGAGCCTGAACGCGCGGTTTGAACAGAAAACGCTTCTCCATTGTCTGTGGGACATCCTGGGCCGGTGCTACATAAATGCGATGTGTGTCTCGGGTTTTACAGGAGTCAGACAGTGAAGGCTTAAAGATGGAAGTCGACCTGGGGTGTAACTTTTACCTTCAGGCCAAAGTGTAAGTATTTCTCAGAGCTGccagcaaccccccccccccccccccaccctccagccccctccctatctccgtcaccccctccggccccctccctatctccgtcaccccatctggcccccaacaccccctccctatctccatcaccccctacaccccctccctatctccgccaCCCCCTctggccccctacaccccctccctatctccgtccaCCCCGAACCCTCTCCAACGTGCTGTGGGCCCGAGCTGCCATGTTTTTCCGTGCTCCCCTTCCTGAGGGCATGGCCTGACCATGGCCTGTACTTGCAGGCCGGACGCCTCAATGATCTTCGTCTCTATTGGCTACGGATTCTTCGTCGAGCTGACCTTCAGCGAGGCTCTCCGGTTCCTGGAGAAGAAGACCCAGCATCTCAATGAGTGAGTTTATTGCCCCCTGACGCCCCCGAGCCTGTTCGGCCAGGGCAGCGTGAAGAGGAGTTGTGGGGGCGGGGGGATTGCTGGTGGGAGATCACGGAGCGGGCAGAATGGCAACTCGCTGAAGCACCTTAACCCAGCTCTGAGTTCGTCAACActgcctctgtgtgtctgtggtggcAGGAGGGAGAGTTGGAGCTCAGCCCGGCGTTCCTAATAATCCCAGCTGCCTCTGAGCAtcggcgggggagggagggagagttggAGCTCAGCCCGACGTTCCTAATAATCCCAGCTGCCTCTGAGCAtcggcgggggagggagggagagttggAGCTCAGCCCGACATTCCTAATAATCCCAGCTGCCTCTGAGCAtcggcgggggagggagggagagttggAGCTCAGCCCAGCATTCCTAATAATCCCAGCTGCCTCTGAGCATCGGcggtggagggagggaagagtTGAAGCTCAGCCCAGCATTCCTAATAATCCCAGCTGCATCTGTGGGAGGGAGTGTTGATTGAGAGGGGTGAACGAGCCAGGGTGGAGCTGGTGGGGG is part of the Stegostoma tigrinum isolate sSteTig4 unplaced genomic scaffold, sSteTig4.hap1 scaffold_696, whole genome shotgun sequence genome and encodes:
- the uxt gene encoding protein UXT; this translates as MAEGAGRKVLEYEAFVNDVLKRDLKKVLEQRDEIYEKIAQHLQLKNVIERLQESDSEGLKMEVDLGCNFYLQAKVPDASMIFVSIGYGFFVELTFSEALRFLEKKTQHLNELAGRLSKDSAKIKSNIRMVLEALCELQGFRDLPETENGREIF